A window of Diorhabda carinulata isolate Delta chromosome 7, icDioCari1.1, whole genome shotgun sequence contains these coding sequences:
- the LOC130896199 gene encoding uncharacterized protein LOC130896199, which translates to MVLQTLSSNGRIIHKNKMFNFYLDQEFVDTELILSDGKIKVHGIVLATESKLAYKLLKSLPGPQKTLRWTQYSKEIMRLVIEYIYRGTLTYPTHLESQVKSLIAFLQIEGNKQFSNKEKINSFTTSSDLITNVKTKNMVIEISDEELSPDSSVNNRPPETSPIPNIILPSSSDEIQNQTNPLLCSSTSQNEDDNKSIDFALIEDPRKESDDIEQELQQINNTELMIDPEKIPVDTNSQFCHPTSQNQDNSKSVHCTLLDESLSGTGSKSNEMEHNEREELIGDGQNTDKSGNNRISVMKLSKILIGKYLDEKNGSVTQKEQPGRNGSSDSIYFSLPANTYQSQLLEPEESLKGNTKDSTYLDDSLPNLRLSKNPYIQIELPITKNRTKNFPEMNFENDTLGKKDTGSNEEEKTLENLRISSTENSIKKVKNGDKSSKISIISDHKITAPNLLLSLTNVLPTKQQNEKEKQELFEYLSITENDITNNMKKKSDEIAHCSKNKKYSIESRRRSLRNQINNNCNGKRKRPAINAEKKRKKLKRKNSEYCDRNRDFLQVTKLGKKYCVICDKVKHNSSIHIQHNHKEVIRNALFTCDKCYTSFHYEVFKKYHVCV; encoded by the exons atggTTTTACAAACATTATCATCCAATGGACGGATTATTCACAAgaataaaatgttcaatttcTACCTGGATCAAGAATTTGTTGATACCGAACTGATTTTGTCTGATGGAAAAATTAAAGTTCACGGTATTGTACTTGCCACTGAAAGTAAACTAGCTTATAAGTTGTTAAAAAGTCTACCAGGGCCACAG AAAACATTAAGGTGGACACAGTATTCCAAAGAAATAATGAGACTTGTTATAGAGTATATTTATAGAGGTACATTAACGTATCCTACTCATCTTGAATCTCAAGTGAAATCATTAATAGCATTTTTGCAGATTGaaggaaataaacaattttccaataaggaaaaaataaactCGTTTACTACAAGTTCAGACTTAATAACAAAT GTTAAAACTAAAAACATGGTAATAGAAATATCTGATGAAGAATTATCACCAGATAGCAGTGTAAATAATCGACCACCAGAAACCTCACCAATTCCTAATATTATACTTCCATCATCTTCGGATGAAATTCAAAACCAAACAAATCCTCTATTGTGTAGTTCTACATCACaaaatgaagatgataataAATCAATAGATTTTGCATTAATAGAAGATCCCAGAAAGGAATCAGATGACATAGAACAAGAATTACAACAAATTAACAATACAGAATTGATGATAGACCCTGAGAAGATTCCAGTTGATACCAATTCTCAATTTTGTCATCCAACATCACAAAATCAGGATAATAGTAAATCAGTCCATTGTACACTATTAGATGAATCACTTAGTGGTACAGGgtcaaaatcaaatgaaatggAACATAATGAGAGAGAAGAATTGATAGGAGACGGTCAAAATACTGATAAATCTGGAAATAATCGTATATCTGTTATGAAATTGAGTAAAATATTAATAGGGAAGTATCTCGATGAAAAAAATGGAAGTGTAACCCAAAAGGAACAACCTGGAAGAAACGGTTCGAGTgatagtatttatttttctttaccgGCAAATACTTATCAATCACAGCTATTAGAACCGGAGGAATCATTAAAAGGAAACACTAAAGATTCAACGTATCTCGATGATTCGTTACCAAATTTGAGATTATCGAAAAATCCATACATTCAG ataGAATTACCAATTACTAAAAATAGAACGAAAAATTTCCCAGAAATGAACTTCGAAAACGATACTTTAGGTAAAAAAGATACGGGATCAAATGAA gAAGAGAAAACATTGGAAAATCTTCGTATAAGTTCAACGGAAA attctATCAAGAAGGTTAAAAATGGAGATAAATCGAGTaagatatcaataatttcagaTCACAAAATAACCGCACCGAATCTACTTTTGTCTTTGACAAATGTTCTACCAACCAAACaacaaaacgaaaaagaaaaacaagagttgtttgaatatttatcaataactGAGAACGATATAActaataatatgaagaaaaagtcCGATGAAATAGCGcattgttcaaaaaataaaaaatattcaattgaatcgAGGAGGAGGAGTTTGAGGaatcaaattaacaataattgtaacGGAAAACGTAAACGTCCGGCGATCAATGCGgagaagaaaaggaagaaattgaagagaaaaaattcGGAATATTGCGATCGAAATAGAGATTTTTTGCAAGTTACTAAACTCGGGAAAAAATATTGTGTGATTTGTGATAAGGTGAAACATAATTCGAGTATCCATATACAACATAACCATAAGGAAGTGATTAGAAATGCTCTATTTACTTGTGATAAATGTTACACTTCATTTCATTATGAAGTGTTCAAAAAATATCACGTTTGtgtttaa